The following are encoded together in the Phenylobacterium sp. NIBR 498073 genome:
- a CDS encoding non-ribosomal peptide synthetase/type I polyketide synthase gives MDRHDASAAPGNRIAIVGRAGRFPAARNVEEFWAMLRDARNAAQRLTDAELLARGVSRQQLADPNYVRVANVLPDMECFDAGFFGFSPREASILDPQHRHFLECGWEAFEDAGYVPEKFDGRIGVFAGSGMQAYLPFNLLSNPDLVEEIGLFLLRHTGNDKDFLTTRLSYLLNLTGPSVAVQTACSTSLVAVHTAISSLLNMECDMALAGGVTIELPHRVGYRYSEGEILSPDGLCRAFDDDSKGTVFGSGAALVVLRRYEDAVADGDDIKAVILASAVNNDGSGKASYLAPSVDGQAEAAAEALALSGVSPGDISYIETHGTGTPIGDPIELAALQQVYGAAPKAAIGIGSVKTNIGHLDTAAGAASLIKVVEAMRHRTLPASLNFSTPNSRFDFDGSPFHVVAQGGAWEPGGPLRAAVNSLGVGGTNAHVILEEAPRRAAQADDGAWKLFSFSARTRADLDRTRERWAGWLGGEVPDLRDVAFTLREGRRAFGERFTVAARNAQELQAAVSARSSAYRQQGSAGDSAPRIVFLYPGGGAQYPGAGAGMLAAFPVFGEAVRACFAALPATAPADLYDIMFRRERDDAEAKAKLERSSYAIPALFILEYAYTQLWLSWGVKPDAVLAHSVGEYAGAVAAGAMKLADALKIVALRGKVMDAAPAGAMTSVPLSLERVQPHLGDRLDIAAVNTPETTVVSGQVADIERLEADLAKTSVEARRIHIEVAAHSRQLDGQLEPFRAGFEGVAFERPTVPMASSMRGGWAKDEDLSSTEYWVQHLRNTVRFADAARTVLAGEPSIVIEVGPGQTLGPLLEACDVPVPPRAVLYSSPRPRDATDETGVALAALGGVWANGAEVDWSLAVPAGGARVSLPTYAFAKDRHWVEPGRGAAREAAEEAPELVRRSDIPEWFEELGWSEQARGGGPPRLDGDWLVFAGADPLSEAVLERLGAAGARLATVRAGAAFGRSGEAFTLRPQAQDDFEALANALPSPPSRILYLWGLDPALADAAFSGAYLLARLLQQADLEQATHLTFVAQGAASVAGEPLVNPQAAALLGPVRVAPREIPGLSSVLVDVGEGAGLDALLAEAAAPGDSDHVALRAGRFVRSRKAAPVVKPRDLPQRLRKNGVYLITGGTGGIGREMVRWLAEKAQARLIVLSRHAEEDASFRAEIEALGGEVMFVPVDLADPEATTRALESAAERFGAPNGVVHAAGVLDDAPLALQPLAAALAVMEPKLIGALTLDRLYPDGSLDFFAVVSSTSVLLGGAGQTSYAGANAALEAIAASRKDGFSIAWGAWRDTGMAARAYGAGSVAAGDPLLGARKDVADGSILFESVIDPETDWRVLEHVVNGALVLPGSAYMELAYAAANAVMAQRPFVLDALQFATAMTFERMPRRVVLRLDPAPDGYELVVESRAAMSAEPLEHMRARIVALESPPSRPEPLDASDLPVSVVSGQPVQNKLIDFGPRWSCVGDIRMAQKRVVGEFALSDAFHGDLALHPLHPALLDMAATVGLALVPLNGGLYAPMSIGRMQVFGPLPDRLVAHGELIASEEGRYASFKVAICGADGEVLVQLDDFALRAIADGRLAGAQPRQSVSSQVLSTGIRRLEAPELFARVFDHPARQIVVSPVSIDLLRLAMLETPEAGQPQRQNRPQQEIADPVTARLAAIWSDILGVAGIAPEDDFFALGGHSLNAVRMIARVRKEFGVSLPLGKLFEAPRLEAFAALLGAGASPPQQVVRAPSELPAAPRSLEPRRVAMTEGQREIAGSILVERSTLIAYNLSFSMHVAGAIELPALRTALNALVDRHEVLRASFDLENATLTIGPQGGFELSENDLSRLGGQLAEAQRDALLRDAAGAPFDLASGPLLRVLSLRLPEGRSELVLIVHHMVCDGWSAGVLMRDLAVLYTAALEGRAAALPPAQGVSDLVEAEAQWRGSAEAETHRRFWLDKYASSLPVMDLTFDKPHPATTTTAAARVVTRLDAELEAALRGVAQRADTPLRNLIFASFRYYLSMMVGSPDVTVGIPVAGQIAHGLDDIVAHGVSFLPVRATIERGASLRDLLSQARRDMLEAVEHQNYTHGALVRDLQAPRSSARHLLAPVVVNIDGLADLENIALGAAPVRIEVNSTGHEFFDLFFNQFDAPGRVELTWNYKTDLFLEATIQLHAGNVLALLRAIAETPDAMDRPMAALLSHGRQVAPASGEHADPGAAGPQTVTEVFRGVAAAHAGKVAVRFGDQTLTYAELDQRSDALAAMLAGAGVRPGQLVGISSHRSLSLVVAVLGVLKAGAGYAPFDVSLPEDRLRFMARDTGITVLLGDCPAAAQEGVRIIHWREFPQAPAAAPAVEVTGESIAYVMFTSGTTGTPKGVVLPHRSIIRMLCDTDWLEMSDKTVTLHSSAFAFDTSIIDLFASLLHGGTLVVPPDGTLSISQLADAIQSHGVNTLWLTSGLFHAIADVRPQTFASVKQVIVGGDIVSPVHVGRVMAACPNVVVINGYGPTESCVTNAHKVTQADLSRGMALPIGRAIPGTQSYILDENLNPVPDGIIGELGIAGRGLALGYWNRPELTAEKFVTAPWDPTLKLYRSGDLVLNPGDGVLRFFGRADTQVKVRGFRVELTEIEQALDAHPAIRQSVVAAPVPEGQTDKVLAAYFVAQGAAPPAAELRGFLSARLPEFAIPSFFVAVDEIPLNANGKPDRRALPALRSQGAEDDADATLRGETEVRLAKIWSAVLGVKVISADANFFQMGGHSLLAVRLFDRVRSEFGHDLPLSTLFSNQTLRALAALLDATSPAPPTETNPDAEWDTSAVIHPGPEGDNRPLFIAGGVGGNVNNLMELGAQLGLYRAVVGFQTRGVLGHTPHETIEEMAAANIRYMRRHQPTGPYLLAGYSGGSLTAFEMARQLEEAGEQVDRLFVLDTYAPGFAKEFRPPVKLGMGERLLDEFQMLRIEGLPLFFERRARAVRRRIMRGRRLTFIKNPSLSHSRYQVMQDIWMAAARKYEGGKISAPVTLFRTRPRRLLARRALELDPTLGWGAVSNPSTVETPWVEGDHMGMLKDQNVRMLANLIESRITPQEGGATTLEMKDSIASVSPNLAKSA, from the coding sequence GTGGATCGACATGATGCGAGCGCGGCGCCCGGCAATCGGATCGCCATCGTCGGACGGGCGGGGCGATTTCCTGCGGCGCGCAATGTCGAAGAGTTCTGGGCGATGTTGCGCGATGCGCGCAACGCCGCGCAGCGCCTGACCGACGCCGAGCTGCTGGCCCGCGGCGTCAGCCGCCAGCAGCTCGCTGATCCGAACTATGTGCGGGTGGCCAACGTCCTGCCGGACATGGAATGCTTCGACGCCGGCTTCTTCGGGTTCTCCCCGCGCGAGGCCTCGATCCTCGATCCGCAGCATCGGCATTTCCTGGAGTGCGGCTGGGAGGCCTTCGAGGACGCCGGCTACGTGCCGGAAAAGTTCGACGGCCGCATCGGCGTGTTCGCCGGTTCGGGCATGCAGGCCTATCTGCCGTTCAACCTGCTGAGCAATCCGGACCTGGTCGAGGAAATCGGCCTGTTCCTGCTGCGCCACACCGGCAACGACAAGGACTTCCTGACCACCCGGCTGTCCTACCTGCTGAACCTGACCGGTCCGTCGGTGGCGGTACAGACGGCCTGCTCCACCTCGCTGGTGGCGGTGCACACGGCGATCTCCTCGCTGCTCAATATGGAATGCGACATGGCCCTCGCCGGCGGGGTGACCATCGAGCTCCCGCACCGTGTCGGCTACCGCTACAGCGAAGGCGAAATTCTATCCCCGGACGGCCTCTGCCGCGCCTTCGACGACGACAGCAAGGGGACGGTGTTCGGCTCCGGCGCGGCCCTGGTGGTGCTGCGCCGCTACGAGGACGCCGTGGCCGACGGCGACGACATCAAGGCCGTGATCCTGGCCAGCGCCGTCAACAACGACGGCTCGGGCAAGGCCAGCTACCTGGCCCCCTCGGTGGACGGCCAGGCCGAGGCCGCGGCCGAGGCGCTGGCGCTGTCGGGCGTGTCGCCGGGCGACATCTCCTACATCGAGACGCATGGCACCGGCACGCCGATCGGCGATCCGATCGAGCTGGCCGCCCTGCAGCAGGTCTATGGCGCCGCGCCGAAGGCCGCGATCGGCATCGGGTCGGTCAAGACCAACATCGGCCATCTCGATACCGCCGCCGGCGCGGCCAGCCTGATCAAGGTCGTAGAGGCGATGCGTCACCGCACCCTGCCGGCCAGCCTGAATTTCTCCACGCCCAACAGCCGGTTCGATTTCGACGGCAGCCCGTTCCATGTGGTCGCCCAGGGCGGCGCCTGGGAGCCCGGCGGCCCGCTGCGCGCGGCGGTCAACTCGCTCGGCGTCGGCGGCACCAATGCGCACGTCATCCTGGAGGAGGCGCCGCGCCGCGCCGCCCAGGCCGATGACGGGGCCTGGAAGCTGTTCTCCTTCAGCGCCCGCACCCGGGCCGATCTCGACCGCACCCGCGAGCGCTGGGCCGGCTGGCTGGGCGGCGAGGTCCCGGACCTGCGCGACGTCGCCTTCACGCTGCGGGAGGGCCGCCGCGCGTTCGGCGAGCGCTTCACGGTCGCCGCCCGCAACGCGCAGGAACTGCAGGCGGCGGTCAGTGCGCGCAGTTCGGCCTATCGCCAGCAGGGCAGCGCCGGGGACAGCGCCCCGCGCATCGTGTTCCTCTATCCAGGCGGCGGCGCGCAGTATCCGGGCGCCGGCGCCGGAATGCTGGCCGCGTTCCCGGTGTTCGGCGAGGCCGTGCGCGCCTGTTTCGCCGCCCTGCCGGCGACCGCGCCGGCCGATCTCTATGACATCATGTTCCGCCGCGAGCGCGACGACGCCGAAGCCAAGGCGAAGCTCGAACGCTCAAGCTACGCGATTCCGGCGCTGTTCATTCTCGAATACGCCTATACCCAGCTCTGGCTGTCCTGGGGCGTGAAGCCCGACGCCGTGCTCGCCCACTCGGTCGGCGAGTATGCCGGGGCGGTTGCGGCGGGGGCCATGAAGCTCGCCGACGCACTGAAGATCGTCGCCCTGCGCGGCAAGGTGATGGACGCCGCGCCGGCCGGCGCGATGACCTCCGTCCCGCTGTCCCTGGAGCGCGTGCAGCCCCATCTCGGCGACCGGCTGGATATCGCGGCCGTCAACACCCCCGAAACGACGGTGGTCTCCGGCCAGGTCGCCGACATCGAGCGGCTGGAAGCCGACCTCGCCAAGACCAGCGTCGAAGCGCGGCGCATCCATATCGAGGTCGCGGCCCATTCGCGGCAGCTGGACGGCCAGCTCGAACCGTTCCGCGCCGGCTTCGAGGGCGTGGCCTTCGAACGGCCGACCGTGCCGATGGCCTCGTCGATGCGCGGCGGCTGGGCCAAGGACGAGGACCTGAGCTCCACCGAATACTGGGTGCAGCACCTGCGCAACACGGTGCGCTTCGCCGACGCGGCCCGCACGGTCCTGGCGGGCGAGCCGAGCATCGTCATCGAGGTCGGGCCCGGCCAGACGCTCGGCCCCCTGCTGGAAGCCTGCGACGTGCCGGTTCCGCCGCGCGCGGTGCTCTATTCCTCGCCGCGTCCGCGCGATGCGACCGACGAGACCGGAGTCGCGCTCGCCGCGCTCGGCGGGGTCTGGGCCAACGGCGCCGAGGTGGACTGGTCGCTGGCCGTCCCTGCGGGCGGCGCGCGCGTTTCGCTGCCGACCTACGCCTTCGCCAAGGATCGCCATTGGGTCGAGCCGGGTCGGGGCGCCGCCCGCGAAGCCGCCGAGGAAGCCCCTGAGCTTGTCCGTCGGTCAGACATTCCCGAATGGTTCGAGGAGCTCGGCTGGAGCGAGCAGGCGCGGGGCGGCGGGCCGCCCAGGCTGGACGGCGACTGGCTGGTCTTCGCCGGCGCCGATCCGCTGTCCGAGGCGGTGCTTGAGAGGCTGGGGGCCGCGGGCGCTCGCCTCGCCACAGTCCGCGCCGGCGCGGCGTTCGGCCGATCCGGCGAGGCCTTCACCTTGCGTCCGCAGGCGCAGGACGACTTCGAGGCGCTGGCCAACGCGCTGCCCTCGCCGCCGTCCCGCATCCTCTATCTGTGGGGGCTCGATCCCGCCCTCGCCGACGCGGCGTTCTCCGGCGCCTATCTTCTCGCCCGGCTGCTGCAGCAGGCCGACCTGGAGCAGGCGACGCACCTGACCTTCGTCGCCCAGGGCGCGGCGAGCGTCGCGGGCGAGCCGCTCGTCAATCCGCAGGCCGCCGCCTTGCTCGGCCCGGTCCGGGTCGCCCCGCGCGAGATCCCGGGCCTGAGCTCGGTGCTGGTCGATGTCGGCGAAGGCGCCGGTCTGGACGCGCTGCTGGCGGAAGCCGCCGCGCCGGGCGACTCTGATCATGTGGCGCTGCGCGCCGGCCGCTTCGTCCGCTCGCGCAAGGCCGCTCCGGTGGTCAAGCCGCGGGACCTGCCGCAGCGCCTGCGCAAGAACGGCGTCTATCTGATCACCGGCGGCACGGGCGGCATCGGCCGCGAGATGGTCCGCTGGCTGGCGGAGAAGGCGCAGGCGCGGCTGATCGTGCTGTCGCGCCACGCCGAGGAGGACGCGAGCTTCCGCGCCGAAATCGAGGCGCTCGGCGGCGAGGTGATGTTCGTCCCGGTCGACCTGGCCGATCCCGAGGCCACCACGCGCGCGCTGGAGAGCGCGGCCGAGCGTTTCGGCGCGCCGAACGGCGTCGTTCACGCGGCCGGCGTTCTCGACGATGCGCCCCTGGCGCTCCAGCCGCTGGCCGCGGCGCTCGCCGTCATGGAACCGAAGCTCATCGGGGCGCTGACCCTTGACCGGCTCTACCCCGACGGCAGCCTCGACTTCTTCGCGGTGGTGTCGTCGACCTCGGTGCTGCTGGGCGGGGCAGGTCAGACTTCCTATGCGGGCGCTAACGCCGCGTTGGAGGCCATCGCGGCCAGCCGCAAGGACGGGTTCTCGATCGCCTGGGGCGCATGGCGCGACACCGGCATGGCCGCGCGCGCCTATGGCGCGGGTTCGGTGGCGGCGGGAGATCCCCTGCTGGGCGCCCGCAAGGACGTCGCCGACGGCTCGATCCTGTTCGAGAGCGTGATCGATCCGGAGACCGATTGGCGCGTCCTCGAGCATGTCGTCAACGGCGCCTTGGTGCTGCCGGGCTCGGCCTATATGGAACTCGCCTACGCCGCGGCGAACGCGGTGATGGCCCAGCGTCCGTTCGTGCTCGACGCGCTGCAGTTCGCCACCGCCATGACCTTCGAGCGCATGCCGCGCCGCGTCGTGCTGCGGCTCGATCCCGCGCCGGACGGCTATGAGCTGGTCGTCGAGAGCCGCGCGGCGATGAGCGCCGAGCCGCTCGAGCACATGCGCGCCCGGATCGTCGCGCTGGAGTCTCCGCCGTCTCGCCCGGAGCCGCTCGACGCTTCCGATCTGCCGGTGTCTGTCGTCAGCGGTCAGCCGGTGCAGAACAAGCTGATCGACTTCGGCCCGCGCTGGAGCTGCGTCGGCGATATCCGCATGGCGCAGAAGCGGGTCGTCGGCGAATTCGCGCTGTCCGACGCCTTCCACGGCGACCTGGCGCTGCACCCGTTGCATCCGGCCCTGCTCGACATGGCCGCGACCGTCGGCCTGGCTCTGGTCCCCCTGAACGGCGGCCTCTATGCGCCGATGTCGATCGGCCGCATGCAGGTCTTCGGGCCGCTGCCGGACCGTCTCGTGGCCCATGGCGAACTGATCGCCAGCGAGGAGGGGCGCTACGCCTCGTTCAAGGTCGCCATCTGCGGCGCGGACGGCGAGGTGCTCGTGCAGCTCGACGACTTCGCCCTGCGCGCGATCGCCGACGGCCGGCTGGCGGGGGCGCAGCCGCGTCAGAGCGTCAGCAGCCAGGTGCTGTCCACCGGCATCCGGCGTCTGGAGGCGCCCGAGCTGTTCGCGCGCGTCTTCGACCACCCGGCCCGTCAGATCGTGGTGTCGCCGGTTTCGATCGACCTGCTCCGGCTGGCGATGCTGGAGACCCCGGAGGCCGGCCAACCGCAACGCCAGAACCGGCCGCAGCAGGAGATCGCCGATCCGGTCACCGCGCGGCTGGCCGCGATCTGGAGCGACATCCTGGGCGTCGCCGGCATCGCGCCGGAGGACGACTTCTTCGCGCTCGGCGGCCACTCGCTGAACGCGGTGCGGATGATTGCCCGGGTGCGCAAGGAGTTCGGCGTGTCCTTGCCGCTCGGCAAGCTGTTCGAGGCGCCGCGGCTGGAAGCCTTCGCAGCCCTGCTCGGGGCCGGCGCCAGCCCGCCCCAACAGGTCGTGCGCGCGCCGAGCGAGCTTCCCGCCGCCCCGCGGAGCCTGGAGCCCCGGCGCGTCGCCATGACCGAGGGCCAGCGCGAGATCGCCGGCAGCATCCTTGTCGAGCGCTCGACACTCATCGCCTACAACCTGTCCTTCTCGATGCACGTCGCAGGCGCCATCGAGCTGCCCGCCTTGCGCACGGCGCTCAACGCGCTGGTCGATCGGCACGAGGTGCTGCGCGCATCCTTCGACCTCGAAAACGCGACGCTCACCATCGGGCCGCAGGGCGGCTTCGAACTGAGCGAGAACGACTTGTCGCGGCTGGGCGGCCAGCTCGCCGAGGCGCAGCGCGATGCGCTGCTGCGCGATGCGGCCGGCGCGCCGTTCGACCTGGCCAGCGGTCCGCTGCTGCGGGTGCTGTCGCTGCGGCTGCCGGAGGGGCGCTCGGAGCTGGTGCTCATCGTGCACCACATGGTCTGCGACGGCTGGTCGGCCGGCGTGCTGATGCGCGACCTCGCCGTGCTCTACACCGCGGCGCTCGAGGGGAGGGCGGCCGCCTTGCCGCCGGCCCAGGGCGTCAGCGACCTTGTCGAGGCCGAGGCGCAATGGCGCGGATCGGCTGAGGCCGAGACGCATCGCCGGTTCTGGCTGGACAAGTACGCCAGCTCGCTGCCGGTCATGGACCTGACGTTTGACAAGCCGCATCCGGCGACGACGACGACCGCGGCGGCCCGGGTCGTCACCCGGCTCGACGCCGAGCTGGAAGCGGCCCTGCGCGGCGTGGCGCAGCGGGCCGACACGCCGCTGCGCAACCTGATCTTCGCCAGCTTCCGCTACTACCTGTCGATGATGGTGGGCTCTCCCGACGTGACCGTCGGCATCCCGGTCGCCGGTCAGATCGCCCACGGGCTGGACGACATCGTCGCCCACGGCGTCAGCTTCCTGCCCGTGCGCGCCACCATCGAACGCGGCGCCTCGCTGCGCGACCTGCTGAGCCAGGCGCGCCGGGACATGCTCGAGGCGGTGGAGCACCAGAACTACACGCACGGCGCCCTGGTGCGCGACCTGCAGGCGCCGCGCAGTTCCGCGCGCCACCTGCTGGCGCCGGTGGTGGTCAATATCGACGGCCTCGCCGACCTGGAGAACATCGCCCTCGGCGCCGCGCCCGTCCGCATCGAGGTCAATTCGACCGGCCACGAGTTCTTCGATCTGTTCTTCAATCAGTTCGACGCGCCCGGCCGGGTCGAACTGACCTGGAACTACAAGACCGACCTCTTCCTCGAAGCCACCATCCAGCTGCATGCCGGCAACGTGCTGGCGCTCCTGCGGGCGATCGCCGAGACGCCGGATGCGATGGACCGGCCGATGGCCGCCCTGCTGTCGCATGGCCGCCAGGTCGCCCCGGCCAGCGGCGAGCACGCCGATCCGGGCGCCGCCGGGCCGCAGACCGTGACCGAGGTTTTCCGCGGCGTCGCGGCCGCGCACGCGGGCAAGGTCGCCGTGCGCTTCGGCGACCAGACCCTGACCTATGCCGAGCTCGACCAGCGGTCAGACGCGCTGGCCGCGATGCTGGCCGGGGCGGGCGTCCGCCCAGGGCAGCTGGTGGGGATCTCGTCCCACCGTTCGCTGTCGCTGGTGGTCGCGGTGCTGGGCGTCCTGAAGGCCGGCGCCGGCTACGCGCCGTTCGACGTCAGCCTGCCAGAGGACCGGCTGCGCTTCATGGCGCGCGACACCGGCATCACGGTGCTGCTCGGCGATTGCCCGGCGGCCGCGCAGGAGGGCGTGCGCATCATTCATTGGCGCGAGTTCCCGCAAGCGCCCGCCGCCGCGCCGGCCGTCGAGGTCACCGGCGAGTCCATCGCCTATGTGATGTTCACCTCCGGCACGACCGGGACGCCGAAGGGCGTCGTGCTGCCGCACCGCTCGATCATCCGCATGCTGTGCGACACCGACTGGCTGGAAATGTCGGACAAGACCGTCACGCTGCATTCCTCGGCCTTCGCCTTCGACACCTCGATCATCGACCTGTTCGCCTCGCTGCTGCATGGCGGGACGCTCGTCGTGCCGCCGGACGGGACGCTGTCGATCTCGCAGCTCGCCGACGCCATCCAGAGCCACGGGGTCAACACCCTCTGGCTGACCTCAGGCCTGTTCCACGCCATCGCCGACGTCCGCCCGCAGACCTTCGCCAGCGTGAAGCAGGTGATCGTCGGCGGCGACATCGTCTCGCCCGTCCACGTCGGACGGGTCATGGCCGCGTGCCCGAACGTCGTCGTCATCAACGGCTACGGGCCGACGGAAAGCTGCGTGACCAATGCGCACAAGGTCACCCAGGCCGATCTGTCCCGCGGCATGGCGCTGCCCATCGGCCGCGCCATCCCCGGCACGCAGTCCTACATTCTCGACGAGAACCTGAACCCGGTGCCCGACGGCATCATCGGCGAGCTGGGCATCGCCGGGCGCGGCCTGGCGCTGGGCTACTGGAACCGCCCGGAGCTGACCGCCGAGAAATTCGTCACCGCCCCCTGGGATCCGACCCTGAAGCTCTATCGGTCCGGCGACCTGGTGCTGAACCCCGGCGACGGCGTGCTGCGCTTCTTCGGACGGGCCGACACCCAGGTGAAGGTCCGCGGCTTCCGGGTCGAGCTGACCGAGATCGAGCAGGCGCTGGACGCCCATCCGGCCATTCGCCAGTCGGTCGTCGCCGCCCCGGTGCCGGAGGGACAGACGGACAAGGTGCTGGCCGCCTATTTCGTGGCCCAGGGCGCCGCGCCGCCGGCCGCCGAGCTGCGGGGCTTCCTGTCCGCGCGCCTGCCGGAGTTCGCCATCCCGTCCTTCTTCGTGGCGGTGGACGAAATCCCGCTCAACGCCAACGGCAAGCCGGACCGGCGGGCGTTGCCGGCCCTGCGCAGCCAGGGCGCCGAGGACGACGCCGACGCCACGCTGCGCGGCGAGACCGAGGTCCGCCTGGCCAAGATCTGGTCCGCCGTCCTGGGCGTGAAGGTGATCTCGGCCGACGCCAACTTCTTCCAGATGGGCGGGCACTCGCTGCTTGCGGTGCGGCTGTTCGATCGCGTCCGCAGCGAGTTCGGGCACGACCTGCCGCTCTCGACCCTGTTCAGCAACCAGACCCTGCGCGCGCTGGCGGCGCTGCTCGACGCCACGAGCCCGGCGCCGCCGACGGAAACCAATCCGGACGCCGAGTGGGACACCAGCGCGGTCATCCATCCCGGACCGGAAGGCGACAACCGTCCGCTGTTCATCGCCGGCGGCGTCGGCGGCAACGTCAACAACCTCATGGAGCTCGGCGCGCAGCTTGGGCTCTACCGCGCGGTGGTGGGCTTCCAGACCCGCGGCGTGCTCGGCCACACCCCGCACGAGACCATCGAGGAGATGGCGGCCGCGAACATTCGCTACATGCGCCGGCATCAGCCTACCGGCCCCTATCTGCTGGCCGGCTATTCGGGCGGCTCGCTGACCGCCTTCGAAATGGCCCGCCAGCTTGAAGAGGCCGGCGAGCAGGTCGACCGGCTGTTCGTGCTCGACACCTATGCGCCGGGGTTCGCCAAGGAGTTCCGCCCGCCGGTCAAGCTCGGGATGGGCGAGCGGCTGCTCGACGAGTTCCAGATGCTGCGGATCGAGGGGCTGCCGCTGTTCTTCGAGCGGCGGGCCAGGGCCGTGCGTCGACGGATCATGCGCGGCCGCCGGCTCACCTTCATCAAGAACCCCAGCCTGTCGCATTCGCGCTATCAGGTCATGCAGGACATCTGGATGGCCGCGGCCCGCAAGTACGAAGGCGGCAAGATCAGCGCGCCGGTCACCCTGTTCCGCACCCGGCCGCGGCGCCTGCTGGCGCGCCGCGCCCTGGAGCTCGACCCGACCCTCGGCTGGGGCGCGGTCTCCAATCCCTCGACCGTCGAGACGCCGTGGGTCGAAGGCGACCATATGGGCATGCTCAAGGATCAGAACGTCCGCATGCTGGCGAACCTGATCGAGAGCCGGATCACGCCTCAGGAGGGCGGCGCGACGACCCTGGAGATGAAGGACTCCATCGCATCGGTCAGCCCCAACCTGGCCAAGTCGGCATGA